A stretch of DNA from Solenopsis invicta isolate M01_SB chromosome 5, UNIL_Sinv_3.0, whole genome shotgun sequence:
aaaattccttgcgatacagaatattttataaaaaaatagtttattgttTATAAGCAAAACACGCTGAAAAACTCGCACGTTGTGAATTTTCCCTGATGCTTTGTGCACAACAAAGAACGTTCTACTTGTGTAACAATTAAATTGCGTACTATTTATAAGCTTAGCACGATAGTagcaaattaaatgcatttaatttattaaagtaaaatgtattttattactttaatcaattttaaacgtattttaatacttatataattaataaagtagttAATCAAgccataaaatataaaaaacaaaagataatgatcaaattaaagtaattataaaattaaaattatttttttctaagtgCATAGATGTATtgaattatgatattaaaatattatttaaatattagaatttttatagtgctataatttaaatatttacttttcttaaatataaataatcacaagctcatacatatgtaatagagtataaaaaataatacaaattatcttttgttttgttcattccgatgtatgtaaatattataaattgtaatcaGGCGAATATTATGTTATGGTTTTACAGATAGTTAAACTGTTGCATGTACACTGAAGTCCGTCCGCATGTACATACACCGAATTCATTTACCAATGTGTTTTGATTTTCGCACACAACATCCAGCGCGGCTTTTTAGCTCACAAAGGAACCTCTCGAACTTCACAccacaattttaatgaaactttacacacatttaggtaacataactagatgattttagaaactatcaGTTGCAGCCCACATTCGGTTTTAAGGGATGAAATCATTCCTTATGTGTATAGCGGTTTTCAGTTTCTTCCATTATATCTCGGAAACTAtttaagatatcaaaaaatgttttatacaaaagatttacaataaaattacctctatttattttcgttaataacattttaaaaaaataattattataaaaaatttttttaaataattgtttaaaaaattattctaaaaaagtattattaatgtaaataaatagagataattttatcgtgaaactattatataaaacattttttcatattttgaatggtttttgagatataaaaaaaagctaaaaatcgctTTACACATGAGGACTGATTTCACCCCTTAAAGCCGTATATTGGCAGCAgctgatattttctaaaatcaccTAATTATGTTTCCTAAATATATGTAAAGTTTCGTTAAAATCGGATTGTGATTCTTTGTTTTTTGGCAAgaaaacttttaaactttttaaaaaaatattaattattaacaaaataataaactgctATCATTTTCACACCTTTTATGAGATAAATTAGCATGACGCACTTTTTTTATAGTGGTTTTCCCCGTAGGCCTAATCTACTCTCTAttctattctcttttttttaatgcacgAATTTTAAATGCTCAGACACTACTGTGGTTTTCAACGGACTGAAAGCGAGAAGGTTTTTCGCCTCATTTATAGTTTTCGGCTTCCTGAGCTTGTGTCCCGATTGGTCTCGATTTCCAAGATCTTTGTTTCTATTGAACAATATGGATCTTCGGATTCCAAGCGCGGCAAATAAATGCCTTGCGGTTGAGACCGACGGTTGCCACAAGCTCAGAGTTAGAAATgccaatgtttttttaataataaccgTTTACGATTTCGGTATTTAAACAATTGCGACATCGGCGCCGCGATGTCCGAATGACGTATTTAAGAGGATGTTCTGTATCAACAGAAAATGAGTGTCCGAAGCCTTTCCAATGTCTAAAGATTTTCCCTTGTTTTGCGAATAACCGTAGGTGCCGTTCGATTGTATTCTATTTTTTGTGTGAATGCACATATGTGTGTGTCcgcatgtatatatgtgtatatgcatGTGTTGTGCACGATTTAACGTATGTACGGATTGTGTGTATAACATTttgaattaaacttttattttgttagaaCCTccattgttaattaatttcaaataatataatattaagtaatattctcAATATGGcctatttaagttttataagtttttttaatgttttcatgAGTCTAAAATTAGAAACTGATGGACCGAGtatgaaacatttctaaatattaatttaaagtatggaacaacatatttttaatgtaaaaataacattttcttacACTATTTACatagttattttacattaattacttatttgaaatgttttaaaggaatatttatgtttatcattaatttagaatttattttatattaattattccttttaaataatttgaaaaaaatgtttattgaacatttgttttacatcaattatttaaaataatgatttaaaattacaaaatacaattactttttatattttatttaattattatattatattaacatttttaagttatatacttatttaaacgaatatcacaaaaattatcAGATGCTATAACACATTTGCggaattcagtaaaaaaaactatgactttatacacatttatataaataacattctttaattatacgTGTTTTGTCTGTATGATAAAATATCGTTTTGTTTGCGCCAGCGGGACTAAAATTCACTCACAGCATTTGCGCACTCGTAAAGAAGGAACTCTCTCTTGTTGCttacaaaaaaagcaaaaaaatttttattaataaagagaTACAATGGAACGCGTAAACTACATCAAAATAGATCAAAGAACCCATAAACAACGTGGTGAGAATCTTTCTTCGGAACGCTTGTTCCATATCGGTGGTATCCGATTAATCATACGTTAATTTAACGTGTTAATCGTacgttataatttcaaataaatttttattctaaatgtaaaaataactacttacactttttatcaatatttttaataggaagttaaataattacatcacaaaGGTTAATTCTATCACAAAGGTTTGACTTTTGTCTGAAGGTTTTActttgtaatgtaatgtaaaagttaaaccataaaaatgttttactttagtattacatttttatcggtattaatttaccatttacttttaacaaaagttgacaTCTGTAAAGTTCGCTTTTATGTTAATACAATTCTATGGtttattttacaactatttttcaaaacaatcttaagtataatataacaacgaactatgaatattgattgagaaataaagattaaacattatattataaattaaaaagtaacgataaaagtaactatAAGGTTTGTTACCGTAACTAGAAAAATGTAAACGGTAACTACGTTATCGTTgcagttacaaaaaataaaaagtaacgcCGTTACCAATTCGTTATCAAAAAAGAgtaactgtaacggtaacggcgttacaagtaactTATTATCGTTATTTTCAATCTTAATCCGGATAAAGACTTATTTCTTGACATAATGGTAGGACGATGAATAGATAAGTGACGATTACCCCAACAAACTGcaaaacaagtttattttacttaattgttCTGCTAATTCGTACTAATTACATTGCAATTTGAAAGGAGCTTCTCttccacaaaaattataataaagtaattaaactaTATACTCACCCAAACGGacgaagaattatttatttcaaagaaatcgcAAGCCGTAAATGCTACTCGATTCTGCTGCAGTTGAATCGAAAAATTATTGACCTCTTTTGTAATACATTCTTGGTCCAGATTTCTgcgcaaaaaattttccacGACATATGGATTGTGACTGTTGCTACAAGAATTTTGTTCGCTGTTCGACTCTTCCTGTAAAGATTGCACTTCTAGATTAGATTGATTACTCGTCTCGTACTTATCAAGATTCACAGGTTtgcaattcaatataattttgtgtataaTTCTCCCAGTCCTATTGGATTCTTCACACGCGAGTGTGCAAATCCAACAAATCAGACAGAATTGCATGGAATATGCAAAGCATGAAAAACTATATATCCCAGCGATCCAGTGGACATGGATCATAAAATGGTAAATATCGTACACTGAAGCTATGATCATGGTAAAGCAATTCCCGAAGCAGAAGAGGAGATGAAGACTGTGAATATCGTTTACCATGCTGGCGAGATCACAAATATCtgaacaataaaatttacaaatcaaCTAAACAACCAtcgccatttttttttacagatagtattaaattatattttgggtCATATAAATCCACATTATcggattatataatattcgcaaAGACTCACCGGCATGCAATTCTCTGATGCGTCTAATCTTAAACGCGATACATTGAATATCGGATAATTTATCCAACTGgccaatcaatttatttaatgtttgaaaTCTGCGATATAACACATAGACGACAACGTCTAAGACGAAGCTATTGATCAACGACTGCGCTAATATGTAGTAAAACACCGTGTCttgtataaaatatactgtATCTTCAAAGTGGTACAGTAAGTAACACATAACACGAATAATAGGTATCAAAGGACAGAAAGTAAACGTCATGAAAACTGCTAGCGCTTCGACAATTTTTATAGATCGGTCATTCATGGATATTTCTTCCCTGATCTTCTCATCGAGTTTTTTCAATCTACTCATCAGTTCCGGCCACTTGTTGCATTGCCTGATtccataataaatataataaaaggttGATATGCAACACATCACCTGGTTTACAATATATTTGTACACATATACACCAATATAAGCGTCAGAAATAAAGTAAGATGTGTCCCACAATATGTAATACAAACACGCACCCATgtgaattatatgtataattatcgtTATTGCTTTGGGACACTTTTGCGGATGTGCTATACCGACACCCAGGAGCCAGGAGATGTACGTTATTGGACGTAAGATGCGCTCTATTGACGGCGAGTTGTCTTTCACTTGCTCATGGACCTCCTGTTccatttttgtcttttattatcTTGCAAGTCGACTCTTATTATTTTGCAATCGAGAATATGGCTGCTgactatatattaaaaatccttttgatacagaatattgtataaaaagagTAGGAAATCTTGTCTAAAAATAAAACACTCTGAGAAGCGCGCGCGTCGTGAATTTGCCCTGATGCTTCGTGCACTACGAAGAATGTTCTACTTGTGCAACGTTATATTGCATGCCATTTATAATCTTAATGATATTagcaaattaaatgcatttaatatattaaagtaaaatgtattttaatactttaacgATTTCAATcgtattttaatacttaattaattattaaagtaattaattaagcTTATAGAACGTGCAAATATAAACAACAAAAGATATTGATCAAATTTCATTAcaaaagtgaaattattttttcgtaagtGCATAGATGTATTGTATTACGATATGATcaaaatgttagaattttatattgttataatttaaatattcaaattgtaTTACACTTTATACCTATATTAACATatcatatgtattatacatcaattaaataaattttttccttctTAAGAAACCATTATCTTTTTGTGCTCATTCTTGAGTATGAATACATAcgtaatatattaacaaaaaataaattcaataagaaAAGATGAATTCAAATTGTAATCTTTGTACAGTTAATGTTCAAATATTGCTTTatgaaaagtatttattaaacatttattttacatttattttgaaaaataaattaaaataaaataataaacattatgttcatattttatttaattatagtaccatattatcattttctaattctattcttatttaaacagaaaAGTTATCAGATGTTATAACACATTTGtggaaataagaagaaaaatataattttattacgtttatattaataatatattttaattagtgATGTGCCGGATAGTGAAATTGCCGGATATCGGATACCGGATATCCGACAATTATGTAAAATCGGATACCGAATATCCGGCCGGATATCCGGCAGTCTAATTATCCGGCCGAATACCGGATATTTGCCGGATATCCGGTACTAATTCCTGAAGAATATACTTCATATAagtgataattatttaattatttattatttataatcgtcaaagttatataacataaattttttatattattacttgttatgttattatttcattttttattttctttaataagaataaattaaatataaataattataataaaaaccaAGAAAAGTATcagatttatttatgattttatattttatttacatcataGTTTCAACATTCAAAAATTgtagtttaatattaataaatttttcatgatgAACAATAACATTTCAGCATTCTGCGGTGACAATCTGTTTCTATTATCAGAATAAACTAACTTTCCTGCACTAAAAAGTCTTTCTGAATTGACAGAAGAAGGAGGAGCACTCAAGTATTTTATaaccaaaattttgagatttggaTATTCCAAAGCATGTATTTTCCACCATATTAAAGGATCCTCATTTCTAGGTGACAATGGTAACACGAGGTATTTCGCTAACTCAGCATTGTAGACAgcagttttctttttacttctctCACTTGGTTGTCTTTCAAACGATATGCTTTCTGAATCATCAAGATTGCTATTATCAGTATcagattttgaattatttactaTGTCGTCGAAACACTTCCAAATGTCCTCGTGTGTTTCGCTTATGACATTTCGTTCTTGAAGAGAGCTGACGTTATGACTCTGCGTATTGTTTTCAGTATCATTAGTGACTCTTTTATTCACTTCTAGTAATTCTTCAATAATCCACTGTTTGGCCTTATTTTCGTCTggacaaaattttgttttgaaccTTGGATCTAATACGGTAGCGAgtacaaaacatttttgatcTTTGACATTGAGTCCTAcataacaatagaaaattatttattttgaagaaaaaataataataaaaatttattaaagtagtaAACATTATAACAATACCTATAGGATTAAGAAATCGTTCTTCCATCGCTTTTTTGAGATCTTCTTTCAACATCATTACTCCAGTATCCTTTTGTCGTTTTGAAAGATACGAGTGTAGAGTAACAATTGCTGGAATAACGTATCCAATTGTTTCACAATTTAAACTGGCCATTTTAGTCATTTCTTCAAACGGTTGGAGAACACGTATAACGTTTTCTACCATATTCCATTGCATAGCCGTAAGGCTTGGTATATCTTTCTCCGCAGCATATGCAGTTACCGCTTGTCGTTGTTCATGAAGTCTTGACAACATATAAAATGTTGAGTTCCATCTTGTAGTAACATCTTGGATTAACTTATGAATTggcaatttcaaattttcttgtATGTTTTTGAGTTTCGAGCAGGCGAGTGAAGAATGGCTAAAATGTCCAACAATTTTTCGACATTTCcccaaaatttcaacaaaatttcgatttttaaaaatacaatcatGAATCACGAGTTGTAAAGTGTGAATAAAACATCCTACACTCTCTCCTAACATATCTGTAAGTTAAAATTgtcaatatcaataattttaaatcaattaatcaattaatcaattaatcatAGTTACATTTTTGCAAAACGAATACtatgtatttgtaaaattgtttaaaagtaCATACCAGTTCCTATAATCATGTTACAAGCATTATCCCTTAAAATGAGATGAATTTGACTAGAACTTATATGCCATTCTTCCATCACATCATTTAATATCTGACCGATATTGAAACCAGTATGACTATCAGGAAAGTGTTTCGCGCTGAGTACAAGTATTTCTCTATGCATATCATCACTTCGTATGAAATGAGCTGTCAGGCTTATAAATGACTCGTTGTTTGCTGGACTAGTCCAAATATCGGTGGAGAACGATATATTTATcgcagtaattaatttttctttaatacatgttttcaaattttcatacaaacgtggcataattttttcagaaaaatatgttCTACAAGGTAATGGATACTGCGGtgccaaatattttattaatctttgaaAGCCTTTTCGCTCAACTAGTGCGAATGGTTCAGCATCAAGAGCCATCATTTCGCCTaaaagataacaaaaataaataattgacaattttaaactttataaaactaatttattattataaatcgaacgtttatttattagaaacaatATTAGACATAATTTGACGTTgatgttatttacaaattttagcattagaataaatatttaattatttaatatttatttataataatattataaaatatataacgtttctcttaaatatatataaaaataaaaaatactcacAGATCTTTTTGGTTATATTCATGGCTTTTGGATCATCCAAAGAccacatttcttttttcttaattaaagatTGTAAAGTAGGCTGATGAGATTTTGAGTGTGAAATTGATGATGAAGAGTTTAAGTTTAAAGTTGGTGGATCAGTTTCAGGATCTGTATTTCCATCCATGTTTTCTATTGCCAATGGATGTTTACTTTTTAAGTGATTCCATAAaggttttgtagaaaataatttaggCGTTTTTcctctcataatttttttttgcgacgcTTTGCAAAGTGAACATTCTGCTTTTTTTTCATCATcactacatattttaaaaaatttccatacGTTGGATTTTCCTTGTgccattatattttataattaaatgcaaCAATAAAATGAACGATATATTCTTCAGGTCATCTACACCATGTGGAAGATAAATTTATCGATAATTTTCACTAATCACTTTGCTATTGTATCTTCTCGTAAGTTAGGTTAGAAAAACACTAATGCCTTTCACCTAGAAAATCTCTAGAATCAATGCGTTGATGTGCTTCGTCGCGAGGAACCATCGATGGTTCCGCGTGATTTGTGCCGGCCAATGAattgacgtcgcaatgcaaaatctTTACAGTTATGTCAGCCAATCACAGAATCGGTCACGTGACCCCAGTTGGTGATTCTCTCTCTTTAGAGGTTCTCTACTTCAccgttattgaaaataaacgtttaaaaagatTGTACAAAAGAGAGTCTGATAAAAAATGATTAGCTTTGTTCCTAGAGGACTCTGCGTCTCGAATCCAGCATTAATAATGACgccaattttaaatatcaaatttggaTCCGATATCCGGCCGGATACTAATGATATCCGGCTATCCGGCCGGATAGTACAAAACGGCCGGATAGGCCGGATACCGGATAGTTGCCGGATATCCGGCACATccctaattttaattatgtttcatctttttaataatatacatattgttGCGCTCACAAGATTAGAATTCATTCTCGGCACTCGCGCACTCGTAATGAAGGAACTCTCTTCCGTTGCTTACAAAAAAAGCTTTATTAATACAGAGATACAATGGAACGCGTAAACCGATCAAACTAGATCAAAGcacaaattacataaacaacgAACAATCCGGCGAGAATCTTCCATACGAAAACAGGCCCGCACGATTCCATATCCGGAGCTGCGTAGCGATTAATCATCGTACATTATAACATcgagcaatattttattttaaatttaagaataatacaacaaaatttatataaattattatagtctcaaaatcaattaaaatcaatcttatttatttcaatgaatcAGAAAAGGAATTGTAAACTTcttatattgttaaaaactaCACGGTCAATcagtttgaaataatttaatataaagtaatatccT
This window harbors:
- the LOC113005906 gene encoding zinc finger BED domain-containing protein 4 → MAQGKSNVWKFFKICSDDEKKAECSLCKASQKKIMRGKTPKLFSTKPLWNHLKSKHPLAIENMDGNTDPETDPPTLNLNSSSSISHSKSHQPTLQSLIKKKEMWSLDDPKAMNITKKICEMMALDAEPFALVERKGFQRLIKYLAPQYPLPCRTYFSEKIMPRLYENLKTCIKEKLITAINISFSTDIWTSPANNESFISLTAHFIRSDDMHREILVLSAKHFPDSHTGFNIGQILNDVMEEWHISSSQIHLILRDNACNMIIGTDMLGESVGCFIHTLQLVIHDCIFKNRNFVEILGKCRKIVGHFSHSSLACSKLKNIQENLKLPIHKLIQDVTTRWNSTFYMLSRLHEQRQAVTAYAAEKDIPSLTAMQWNMVENVIRVLQPFEEMTKMASLNCETIGYVIPAIVTLHSYLSKRQKDTGVMMLKEDLKKAMEERFLNPIGLNVKDQKCFVLATVLDPRFKTKFCPDENKAKQWIIEELLEVNKRVTNDTENNTQSHNVSSLQERNVISETHEDIWKCFDDIVNNSKSDTDNSNLDDSESISFERQPSERSKKKTAVYNAELAKYLVLPLSPRNEDPLIWWKIHALEYPNLKILVIKYLSAPPSSVNSERLFSAGKLVYSDNRNRLSPQNAEMLLFIMKNLLILNYNF